Proteins encoded together in one Plutella xylostella chromosome 17, ilPluXylo3.1, whole genome shotgun sequence window:
- the LOC105395197 gene encoding targeting protein for Xklp2, giving the protein MEKRNVTNFRGESCTPNYKFHIKDEPVTPNNEEFGEHNNFDYSFDNDCGDMKKSLSMSDIAAIREDLMNLELQGNKEEVYHRYRRSTAHSHDQPQALSRTKFVSMAEAIYHFQRDTPGRFHSTRPSIFQAQGHAARLELTVPQSPMLLCKQRSRPLHIISQKEKEEQEIEEIRKHKIKANPVPKSVIEGPHLPEVPKRPLTLLEPFNLTEIPKKIQSPEPVIKFKARQAPKHILEKPQIPAKPPVHVTKPLTPKFHYKPLQEQMQAFRNRQAKPVEKPAQKPVQRHGPIRPEPFSFEKRDEELKRLKEERIKRQIEEEKKQASQFKAHPLPGVVRKVMMKTAAKGCSSNASSENKENFKFEARPPVVLYKEPFKPVLKPIQIVKPTPFALTTEKRAAEREKFDKNLKEKEEEQEKLRQQKEREAKEIEEKQMAAIRAKLVHHPKPLHVAEPFLPQRSEMPLTVPETPKFIRRLKQQ; this is encoded by the coding sequence ATGGAAAAAAGAAACGTGACTAACTTTCGAGGAGAAAGCTGCACACCGAACTACAAATTCCACATAAAGGACGAGCCGGTTACACCGAACAACGAAGAATTTGGTGAACACAATAACTTTGATTACTCCTTTGATAATGACTGCGGAGACATGAAGAAATCCCTCTCAATGAGCGATATTGCGGCTATAAGAGAAGACTTAATGAATTTAGAGCTTCAAGGAAACAAAGAAGAGGTTTATCATCGCTACAGGAGATCAACAGCGCACAGCCACGACCAGCCGCAAGCGCTGTCGCGTACCAAGTTTGTTTCAATGGCCGAAGCCATCTATCACTTTCAAAGAGACACCCCGGGGCGCTTCCACAGCACCCGGCCGAGCATCTTCCAGGCGCAGGGACATGCCGCCCGCCTGGAGCTCACTGTGCCGCAGTCACCCATGCTGCTGTGCAAACAACGCTCCCGACCGCTCCACATCATCTCGCAGAAGGAAAAAGAGGAACAGGAAATAGAGGAGATaagaaaacacaaaataaaagcCAACCCTGTTCCAAAATCAGTGATTGAAGGCCCACACTTGCCCGAGGTACCCAAGAGACCGCTGACGCTCCTTGAACCATTCAATCTGACAGAAATACCTAAGAAAATACAATCTCCTGAACCTGTAATAAAGTTTAAAGCTCGACAAGCTCCCAAACACATCCTCGAGAAGCCTCAGATTCCCGCTAAGCCTCCAGTTCATGTTACTAAACCTCTGACACccaaatttcattacaaaCCTTTACAAGAGCAAATGCAAGCCTTCAGAAATAGACAAGCAAAACCTGTGGAGAAGCCCGCGCAAAAGCCAGTACAGCGTCATGGACCTATTCGTCCTGAACCATTCTCATTTGAAAAAAGAGATGAAGAATTAAAACGCCTCAAAGAAGAAAGGATTAAAAGACAGATTGAAGAAGAGAAAAAACAAGCAAGTCAGTTTAAAGCCCACCCATTGCCAGGCGTAGTTAGGAAGGTGATGATGAAAACTGCAGCTAAAGGTTGCTCATCCAATGCTTCTTCGgaaaataaagaaaactttAAGTTTGAGGCCCGACCGCCAGTAGTCCTCTATAAGGAGCCATTCAAACCTGTCCTGAAGCCGATACAGATAGTGAAGCCAACTCCATTTGCACTAACAACTGAAAAGAGAGCAGCTGAAAGAGAGAAGTTTGATAAAAATCTAAAGGAGAAGGAAGAGGAACAAGAAAAGCTGAGGCAGCAAAAAGAGAGAGAAGCAAAAGAGATTGAAGAGAAACAAATGGCTGCAATCCGAGCCAAATTGGTGCACCATCCCAAGCCATTACATGTGGCTGAGCCCTTCCTGCCTCAGAGATCTGAGATGCCATTGACTGTTCCAGAGACACCTAAGTTTATAAGACGGTTGAAGCAACAgtag
- the LOC105384467 gene encoding U6 snRNA-associated Sm-like protein LSm5: MAQSSLPNPNTLLPLELVDKCIGSRIHIIMKNDKEMVGTLQGFDDFVNMLLDDVTEYESTPEGRKITKLDQILLNGNNIAMLVPGGEMPGSESYD; the protein is encoded by the coding sequence atgGCACAGTCATCTTTACCTAACCCAAACACATTGCTACCGCTCGAGCTGGTCGATAAATGTATCGGTTCAAGAATTCACATTATCATGAAGAACGACAAAGAAATGGTGGGAACTCTGCAAGGATTCGACGATTTTGTGAACATGTTACTAGACGACGTCACTGAATACGAATCAACGCCTGAAGGACGGAAAATCACCAAGCTAGACCAGATTCTGTTAAATGGAAACAACATTGCCATGTTAGTTCCTGGTGGCGAGATGCCGGGAAGTGAATCTTACGATTGA